The stretch of DNA CGCGCGCCGTCGCCGCGCTGCGGCAGGCCCGGGCCGGGCTCGCGCTGCACGGCCAGCGGGTGGAGTCGCTGCTGGTCAACCGGCTGGTGCCGGATGGCGGTGAACCGTTCCTGGCCGGGCTGCACCGGGAGCAGCAGCGGCAGCTGGCCGCCCTGCGCGAGGAGTGGGACGTCCCCGTCCACGGGGTGCCGCACCTGGGGGCGGAGCCCGGGGGCGCGGACCTCTTCGCCCGCCTGGGACTGCCGCCGATCGGCCCCTCGGGCCCGCTGCCGACCCCCTGGCCGGTGCAGGACCTGCGGGAGGGCGACGAGGGCGCGCTGGTGTGGCGGATCCCGCTGCCCGGCGCCGACCGCACGGACCTGGACCTGGTCCGGCGCGGCGACGACCTGGTCCTCGGCGTCGGCCCCTACCGCCGCACCGTCCCGCTGCCCTCGGCGCTGCGCCGTTGCACCGTGGCGGGCGCGGCCCTGCGCGACGGCGTCCTGGCCGTGCGGTTCACGCCCGACCCGGCGCTGTGGCCAGGGGGCCGCTGAGCCGGGCCCGCCGACAAGGGCTCGGCCAGAACACCGACGCGCCATGCCGGTTGAGGTAGCGTCGGAGGGGTCCCCAGAGCGCGTCCCGCGGACCTCGAAGAAGGAGCAGAACCATGACGACTGCCGACGACCGGAACAACGAGGACGTGTGGGCCGAGGCCGTGGCCGAGGACGCCGCGGGGGACGACGTGCCCGTCCACGTCAGTGACACCCATGACGCCGACACCCATGACGCCGACACCCATGACGCCGACACGCAGGACACCCACGACGCCGTCGCCGAGACCGGTGGCACGTCCGCGAAGCCCGCCTCCCCGGCCGACTTCTTCGGCCCCGAGCTGACCCCGCTGGTGGACGAGGTCCGCCGGTTCGCCACCACGCTGGGGGAGAAGGTCAGCGCCGCCTCCACCGCCGCGAGCAACGGCGACAGCCTGGGCGCCCTGCAGAACCTCGCCGCGCCGCTGCGCAGCAAGCACCCCGAGGTCTACGGCCACCTCATCGCCGCAGGTGGGGAACTGCTGGCGGCCTACCGCGCGGCGGTCTCCGCCTCGGAGAAGCGCTGGACGGCGGAGAAGCCGGCCTCCTCCGAGCAGATCGACCTCGACTGACTCCGGAAGCGGTCCCGGTCCTCCGACCAGGTTGACTACGACTCCTGAAGGCTGACCAACGTGTCCTCAGCTGTCTGTCTTCGGCTAATGTACGCACAGGTGTGTACCCGGCCCCATCCGGCCGGGTACGGTACCGGCCAGCGGGGAAGCCAGCGGAGACTGAGGGACACATGGGACTGACCATCGGCGTCGACGTCGGGGGTACCAAGATCGCAGCCGGGGTCGTCGACGAGGACGGCTCGATCCTGGCCCGAACGCGGGTACCCACCCCTGCGGACCCGCAGTGGGCGGTCGGCGCGATTGCCGACGCCATCAAGGAGTTGCAGGCGGGCCACGACGTCACCGCGGTGGGCGTCGGCGCCCCCGGCTACATCGACCGGAACCGCTCCACCGTGATCATGGCTCCCAACATCAACTGGGAGAACGAGCCGCTGAAGTCCCGCATCGAGGACCTGGTGCACCTGCCCACGGTCATCGAGAACGACGCCAACGCCGCCGCCTGGGGCGAGTTCCGGTTCGGCGCGGCGGCGCAGCACAACGACATGATCATGATCACGGTGGGCACCGGCATCGGTGGCGGCATCGTGCTGGAGGGCCGGATGTACCGGGGCAGCTTCGGCGTCGCCGGCGAGATCGGCCACCTCAACATGGTCCCCGACGGCATCCCCTGCGGCTGTGGCTCCAAGGGCTGTTGGGAGCAGTACGCCTCCGGCCGCGCCCTGCGCCGCTACGGCCGCGAGCGCGCGGCCGCCGACCCGGTGCTCGGCAAGCGGCTCCTGGAGCTGAACGAGGGCATCGCCGAGACCATCACCGGCAGCCAGATCACCCAGGCGGCGGAAGAGGGCGACCCGCTCGCCCTGGAGGTCTACGACGAGCTGGCCGACTGGCTCGGACGCGGCATGGGCGACCTGGCCTCGCTGTTCGACCCGGCCGTGTTCGTCCTCGGCGGCGGTGTCTCCGACTCCGGCAGCCTGCTGCTCGACCCGGTTGCCAAGGCCTTCGAGAAGCACCTGATCGGCGGAGTCCACCGGCCCCGCGCCGAGGTGGTGCTTGCCTCGCTGGGCTCCGCCGCGGGTATCGCCGGCGCCGGCGACCTGGCCCGCCAGGTCTGATCCCGGCGGGCGCCCCGCTCGGGCGCGCCGCGCACGCACTCTACGCACGCCCCCGGAGGCGGTGCGAGACTCGGCTCCATGGACGCCGATGATCTCCCCGCCTCCGGTCCGCAGCCCGACGGCTCCGAAGTCGTCCGACTGCTCAGCTACAACATCCGCTCGCTGCGCGACGACCGGACGGTGCTGGCGCGGCTGATCCGCGCCTGCGCTCCGGACCTGCTGTGCGTTCAGGAGTCACCGCGGTTCTGGTTCCCCCGGCAGCAGGCCGCCTGGCTGGCCCGTTCGACCGGTCTGATGCTCCTCTCCGGCGGGCTCAGCGCGTCCGGGCCGCTGCTGCTGGGACGGCTGCGGGCGATGCCGCTCTCCGTCCACGACGTGCTGCTGCCGCGGACCCCCGGGCTGCACCAGCGGGGCTTCGCCACCACCGTGGTCCGCATCGGGGCTGCGGCCCCGTTCTCGGTGACGAGCTGTCACCTCTCGCTCGACCGTGACGAGCGCTACGACCAGTGCGGGATGCTGCTGGAGCAGCTGGACCGGGTGGGCGCTCCGCTCGCCGTCGTCGGCGGGGACTTCAACGAGCATCCGGACGGGCCCGGTTGGAAGCTGCTGGCCGGTCGTCTCCAGGACGGCTGGGCCACCGCGCCCTGGGGCTCCGAGTTCACGTCCGTCCCGGACAACCCCTACCAACGCATCGACGCGGTCTTCGCCACCCCGGGCATAGACGTCCTCGCCTGCGGCGTGCCCGACCTTCCGCGCAAGGATCTCATCGCGGCGACGGATCACTTGCCACTGATCGCCGTGCTGCGGATTCCAGCGGGGTCGTAGTTCGGCTGCGGACCGTAGCTGGCTTGTCGCGCAGTTCCCCGCGCCCCTGGGGGCTAGGGGCGCGGGGAACTGCGCGACCAGCCAGGCACACGCCGCAGCCGAAACTCAGACCACCGCCCCCCGCTGCGGATCGTCGTCCTCGTCATCGTCGTCGTCCCGCATCCGAGCGATCAGCGTGGCGACCCCGCCGACGAACAGCCCGATCCCGAGGAACGCCCCCATCCCGCCGACCCCGGGCAGCTGCCCGAACGCCGAGTAGAGCGTGAGCACCACCCCGGCCACGACCGCGGCGACGGCGAGACGGGTCGGCGTCTCGGTACGCGGAAGCGGTGGCGGGGGCGGCGGGACGTAGTGGTCGTCGTCCTCCGACTCCTCCGGAACCCAGCTGCGCGGGTCGACCGGCGGGATCGCCTGAATCGCCGGGAGCGGCTTGATCACCGGCCGGGGCCGCGGCGCCGGGGCCAGGTCTGCCAGGTCCTCCGCCGCCGGCCAGGACCGCGCCTCGGCGTCCACCGGGCTGTCGAAGTCCGCGACGAGCTGGGCGAACACCGCGTCGTCGTCGCTGGCCGCCCGGTCGGGGGTGCTCTCCCCGGTGGCGTCCTGAGGCGCGTCCGCGCCTTCCTCG from Streptomyces sp. 846.5 encodes:
- a CDS encoding endonuclease/exonuclease/phosphatase family protein, whose amino-acid sequence is MDADDLPASGPQPDGSEVVRLLSYNIRSLRDDRTVLARLIRACAPDLLCVQESPRFWFPRQQAAWLARSTGLMLLSGGLSASGPLLLGRLRAMPLSVHDVLLPRTPGLHQRGFATTVVRIGAAAPFSVTSCHLSLDRDERYDQCGMLLEQLDRVGAPLAVVGGDFNEHPDGPGWKLLAGRLQDGWATAPWGSEFTSVPDNPYQRIDAVFATPGIDVLACGVPDLPRKDLIAATDHLPLIAVLRIPAGS
- a CDS encoding ROK family glucokinase produces the protein MGLTIGVDVGGTKIAAGVVDEDGSILARTRVPTPADPQWAVGAIADAIKELQAGHDVTAVGVGAPGYIDRNRSTVIMAPNINWENEPLKSRIEDLVHLPTVIENDANAAAWGEFRFGAAAQHNDMIMITVGTGIGGGIVLEGRMYRGSFGVAGEIGHLNMVPDGIPCGCGSKGCWEQYASGRALRRYGRERAAADPVLGKRLLELNEGIAETITGSQITQAAEEGDPLALEVYDELADWLGRGMGDLASLFDPAVFVLGGGVSDSGSLLLDPVAKAFEKHLIGGVHRPRAEVVLASLGSAAGIAGAGDLARQV
- a CDS encoding DUF5304 family protein, with the translated sequence MTTADDRNNEDVWAEAVAEDAAGDDVPVHVSDTHDADTHDADTHDADTQDTHDAVAETGGTSAKPASPADFFGPELTPLVDEVRRFATTLGEKVSAASTAASNGDSLGALQNLAAPLRSKHPEVYGHLIAAGGELLAAYRAAVSASEKRWTAEKPASSEQIDLD